From Roseburia hominis, the proteins below share one genomic window:
- the rpmB gene encoding 50S ribosomal protein L28, with the protein MAKCAICEKGAHFGNNVSHSHRRSSKMWKSNVKSVRVKTENGGVKRMYVCTNCLKSGRVERA; encoded by the coding sequence ATGGCTAAATGTGCTATTTGCGAAAAGGGTGCTCACTTTGGAAACAATGTCAGCCACTCTCATAGAAGATCATCTAAGATGTGGAAGTCTAACGTAAAGTCTGTCAGAGTGAAAACTGAAAACGGCGGTGTTAAGAGAATGTACGTATGTACGAACTGCTTGAAATCCGGTCGTGTAGAGAGAGCTTAA
- a CDS encoding helix-turn-helix transcriptional regulator translates to MKFERDERRFDFHDIGRAIKRAREARGMTQEQLAFIVDRSPRTIMYNENDGQHPSLNTFYQLVTMFDISVDQYFYPSQNAGSECRKRIDAMLGSLNEKELKIVEAAIQAMRAAEETEDA, encoded by the coding sequence ATGAAGTTTGAGAGAGATGAACGACGGTTTGATTTTCACGACATAGGACGTGCCATCAAGCGTGCGCGCGAGGCCAGAGGTATGACGCAGGAACAACTGGCTTTTATTGTTGACCGTTCTCCACGGACAATCATGTATAATGAGAACGATGGCCAACACCCCAGTCTTAACACCTTTTACCAACTGGTCACGATGTTTGATATATCAGTGGATCAATATTTTTATCCGTCTCAAAATGCGGGAAGTGAATGCAGAAAGAGAATTGATGCCATGCTTGGCTCCCTGAACGAAAAGGAATTGAAAATTGTGGAAGCCGCCATACAAGCGATGAGAGCTGCCGAGGAAACGGAGGATGCGTAA
- a CDS encoding Asp23/Gls24 family envelope stress response protein — MKGSMSTDLGIITIDSEVISKYAGSVAVECFGIVGMAAVSMKDGLVKLLKKESLTKGIQVAISEDNRITLDFHVIVAYGVSISAVTENLISNVKYRVEEFAGMTVEKINIYIEGVRVID; from the coding sequence ATGAAGGGAAGTATGAGTACCGATTTAGGAATCATTACAATCGATTCGGAAGTGATTTCAAAATATGCAGGTTCTGTTGCAGTGGAATGCTTCGGAATCGTTGGAATGGCAGCGGTGAGTATGAAGGACGGGCTTGTAAAGCTCCTCAAGAAAGAGAGTCTGACAAAGGGGATTCAGGTAGCGATCAGCGAGGATAATCGCATTACGCTGGATTTTCACGTGATTGTAGCTTATGGGGTAAGCATTTCTGCAGTGACGGAGAATTTGATAAGTAACGTAAAGTATAGAGTTGAGGAATTCGCCGGTATGACAGTGGAGAAGATCAATATCTACATTGAGGGCGTAAGAGTAATCGACTAG
- a CDS encoding thioredoxin family protein yields MAIIEATSENYDELVQGAEYVMVDFYGDHCGACEGTAPYYREVADDMAFIRFLKVNTSIHRSLARRFKIFGIPAFRYYHNGKLVHESVGGMDKELIHKQLARMLYHE; encoded by the coding sequence ATGGCAATAATAGAAGCGACAAGTGAGAATTACGATGAATTAGTACAGGGCGCGGAATATGTAATGGTTGATTTCTATGGAGATCACTGTGGTGCATGTGAAGGAACAGCGCCGTATTATAGAGAAGTGGCAGATGACATGGCGTTTATCAGATTCTTGAAGGTGAACACGTCTATCCACAGAAGTCTGGCAAGGCGGTTTAAAATCTTTGGAATTCCCGCGTTTCGGTATTACCATAACGGAAAGCTGGTGCACGAGTCGGTCGGAGGAATGGACAAGGAACTGATTCATAAACAGCTTGCCAGGATGCTGTATCACGAGTAA
- a CDS encoding alpha/beta-type small acid-soluble spore protein — protein sequence MSNRSSNRAAVPEAKGALDKFKYEVASELGVPLSDGYNGDLTSRQNGSVGGYMVKKMIEQQEKQMAGK from the coding sequence ATGTCAAATCGTTCATCTAACAGAGCAGCCGTGCCGGAGGCAAAGGGTGCATTAGACAAATTTAAATATGAGGTAGCAAGCGAGTTGGGAGTACCGCTTTCTGACGGTTACAACGGAGACCTCACTTCCAGACAGAATGGTTCTGTTGGTGGTTATATGGTAAAGAAAATGATCGAACAGCAGGAAAAACAGATGGCTGGCAAATAG
- a CDS encoding LytTR family DNA-binding domain-containing protein produces the protein MYEGRVLLVDDQPIAAEDSISALKHYVPEEQIVYAMDIAKAVKIMDSGLISLVFLDIEMPGMSGFELAAYIEKHHKKVPYVFLTGHADFALKSYDYEPVDFITKPVDVVRLGKTFEKVGKKDTPRGSEKVGVRIGQEYILFEPREILYICKEKRKIWVRLKDGREYQTAMTLDELEKIFCDYGFFRCHQSFVIPLSDIVHVASSKFGQTYEALLENGMVVPVSRNRYGELKEELEALGITFVKGVGSKAKNVQV, from the coding sequence ATGTACGAAGGGCGTGTGCTTTTAGTTGACGATCAGCCGATCGCGGCAGAGGATTCAATATCCGCTCTGAAGCATTATGTGCCTGAAGAACAGATCGTGTATGCTATGGATATTGCAAAGGCTGTAAAAATCATGGATTCGGGATTGATTTCTCTGGTTTTCCTGGATATTGAGATGCCGGGGATGAGTGGTTTTGAATTGGCAGCTTATATAGAGAAGCATCACAAAAAGGTACCCTATGTGTTTTTGACAGGCCATGCAGATTTTGCGCTGAAAAGCTACGATTATGAGCCGGTCGATTTCATTACGAAACCGGTTGACGTGGTAAGGCTTGGCAAGACCTTTGAGAAAGTCGGGAAGAAAGATACGCCTCGGGGCAGTGAAAAAGTGGGAGTACGTATCGGGCAGGAGTATATTCTTTTTGAACCCAGAGAGATTCTGTATATTTGTAAGGAAAAGAGAAAAATCTGGGTCAGATTGAAAGATGGAAGAGAGTATCAGACGGCGATGACGCTGGATGAATTGGAAAAGATATTTTGTGATTATGGTTTTTTCCGCTGCCATCAGTCCTTTGTGATACCTCTTTCGGATATTGTACATGTGGCTTCCAGTAAATTTGGACAGACCTATGAGGCGCTTTTGGAAAATGGCATGGTCGTGCCGGTCAGCAGAAATAGGTATGGGGAACTGAAAGAAGAGTTGGAGGCTTTGGGGATTACTTTTGTAAAAGGAGTCGGGTCTAAGGCCAAAAATGTGCAGGTATAG
- a CDS encoding NlpC/P60 family protein, translating to MKKNTIVRCMCVLSAAAVLAGDISAVPVNAAAEQKYVIYQGERILVTVEGEYVILPNKEKILIKEFKGQFVNESEKDAPQPDKKTEDVKPVSTEEQKAPDPVVPDNTKESEEQPAPDQKDENAEQTAPDEKDGSMEETTPDEKDENAGETTPDEKDENVGETTPDEKDENAGETTPDEKDENAGKPTPDEKDENAGETTPAEKDENAGEAAPDEKDENAGQVPSDKTEGNGGHDQAMSGEPEQKDENLAENENHRQEKIKEESIANQTKPENLVILKPTVTAGIDFYIDELEEEYHLTFAEEFADVVADIEKEFIANVKKMQENVLLQMPEADLPESLEDEELGFANWQDVLAIYLLKEKKAGKDEFHMDKEAKEGLSAIFNYMNTGKLEENKATITSKTISDYMTEHASELAEEDRDFLEKYTSSNCTLLCAAATGIRGFIAESLGEDVSRERVQVLEAAYMLLGKIPYFWGGKSSAIGWDDRWGSPKRVEAAGVLDTGSIRNYGLDCSGFVTWAFINGYQDQKASSAIGHGTAMQWSHSLAIQEDEAKPGDLVFLQSPGTKGINHVGIVAGRNDDGGLIAIHCNAGDNGVVVESAYRAGFRYVRRPTIYKEELQ from the coding sequence ATGAAGAAAAATACAATAGTACGATGTATGTGTGTATTAAGTGCAGCTGCCGTGCTTGCCGGTGATATCAGTGCGGTGCCCGTGAACGCAGCTGCAGAACAAAAATACGTGATATATCAAGGCGAACGAATACTTGTTACCGTGGAGGGAGAGTATGTGATCTTGCCGAATAAGGAAAAGATTCTTATCAAGGAATTTAAAGGTCAGTTCGTAAATGAGAGTGAGAAGGATGCGCCGCAGCCTGATAAAAAGACTGAGGACGTAAAACCGGTTTCTACGGAAGAACAGAAAGCGCCTGATCCGGTGGTACCTGATAACACGAAGGAGAGCGAAGAGCAGCCCGCACCGGATCAAAAAGATGAGAATGCGGAGCAGACCGCACCGGATGAGAAAGATGGGAGTATGGAAGAGACCACGCCGGATGAAAAAGACGAGAATGCGGGCGAGACCACACCGGATGAAAAAGACGAGAATGTGGGCGAGACCACACCGGATGAAAAGGATGAGAATGCGGGCGAGACCACACCGGATGAAAAGGATGAGAATGCGGGCAAGCCTACGCCGGATGAAAAGGATGAGAATGCGGGCGAGACCACGCCGGCCGAAAAAGACGAGAATGCGGGCGAGGCCGCTCCGGATGAAAAAGATGAGAATGCGGGACAGGTGCCATCCGATAAGACGGAAGGAAATGGCGGTCATGATCAGGCAATGTCCGGAGAGCCGGAGCAGAAGGATGAGAATTTAGCGGAAAATGAGAATCACAGGCAGGAAAAGATAAAAGAAGAGAGTATTGCCAATCAGACAAAGCCGGAAAATCTTGTTATACTGAAGCCTACGGTAACTGCGGGAATTGATTTTTACATAGACGAACTGGAAGAAGAATATCACCTGACGTTTGCGGAAGAATTTGCAGATGTTGTTGCAGATATTGAGAAAGAATTTATTGCAAATGTGAAAAAAATGCAGGAAAATGTTCTGCTTCAGATGCCGGAGGCAGATCTGCCAGAGAGCTTGGAGGATGAGGAACTGGGATTTGCGAATTGGCAGGATGTACTGGCGATTTACTTGTTGAAGGAGAAAAAAGCAGGGAAAGACGAATTCCATATGGATAAGGAGGCTAAAGAAGGCCTTTCTGCTATTTTCAACTATATGAATACAGGAAAACTCGAAGAGAATAAAGCGACGATTACTTCAAAAACTATTTCCGATTATATGACTGAGCATGCTTCAGAACTGGCAGAAGAGGATCGGGATTTCCTTGAAAAATACACGTCTTCCAATTGCACGCTTCTGTGTGCGGCGGCTACGGGAATTCGTGGATTTATCGCAGAAAGCCTGGGAGAAGATGTAAGCAGAGAGCGTGTTCAGGTTCTGGAAGCTGCCTACATGCTGCTGGGAAAGATTCCTTATTTCTGGGGAGGCAAATCATCTGCAATTGGCTGGGATGACAGATGGGGCAGTCCAAAACGGGTTGAGGCAGCCGGTGTTCTGGATACTGGAAGCATCAGAAACTATGGTCTTGACTGCAGTGGATTCGTGACATGGGCGTTTATTAATGGATATCAGGATCAGAAAGCTTCTTCAGCTATCGGACATGGAACTGCAATGCAATGGAGTCATTCTCTTGCGATCCAGGAGGATGAGGCGAAGCCGGGAGATCTGGTATTTCTCCAAAGCCCCGGGACGAAGGGAATCAATCATGTGGGCATCGTAGCGGGGCGAAATGATGATGGCGGACTTATTGCCATTCATTGTAATGCCGGGGACAACGGCGTCGTGGTCGAATCGGCATATCGTGCCGGATTCCGGTATGTGCGCAGGCCAACAATCTACAAAGAGGAATTGCAATAG
- a CDS encoding DAK2 domain-containing protein — MATNTINVEMLANMFLAGAQNIEAKKEFINELNVFPVPDGDTGTNMSMTIMAAAKEVTALEKMDMVSLAKAISSGSLRGARGNSGVILSQLLRGFTKSIREESVIDVPALARAAVRAKETAYKAVMKPKEGTILTVARGIADKAMELVEETDDLEVFFPKLIEEAENVLAKTPEMLPVLKDAGVVDSGGQGLLEVIRGAYDAFLGKEIDYTAIKPSTSVNVTKFNSDTAAEIKFGYCTEFIILTEKEFTEEDEHGFKAYLESIGDSIVCVADDEVVKVHVHTNDPGLAIQKALTFGQLSRMKIDNMREEHQEKLIKDAEKIAAEQAAKEKAAKNPRRPVGFIAVSIGEGMNEIFRELGVDYIIEGGQTMNPSTDDMLTAIDEVNADTIFILPNNKNIVLAANQARDLTKDKDIIVIPTKTVPQGITAVISYNAEEDVDTNEENMLEGIKHVKTGQVTYAVRDTHIDGKEIHEGDIMGIGDAGIISVGTSVAGTTKDMLSQLVDDDSELISLYYGEDVTDEEAEKFVAEVENLYPELDIDAHRGGQPIYYYVLAVE, encoded by the coding sequence GTGGCAACGAATACGATCAATGTGGAGATGCTTGCAAATATGTTTCTTGCAGGCGCTCAGAATATTGAGGCTAAGAAAGAATTTATCAATGAACTGAATGTATTCCCGGTACCAGACGGGGATACGGGTACGAATATGTCAATGACTATCATGGCTGCAGCCAAGGAAGTAACTGCTCTTGAGAAGATGGATATGGTCTCTTTGGCAAAGGCAATCTCATCGGGATCTCTCAGAGGCGCCAGAGGGAACTCGGGCGTCATCCTCTCACAGCTTCTCAGAGGATTTACCAAATCAATCCGCGAGGAGAGTGTGATTGACGTCCCGGCGCTGGCAAGAGCTGCTGTGCGCGCGAAGGAGACGGCCTATAAAGCGGTTATGAAGCCGAAGGAAGGTACGATCCTTACCGTGGCCCGCGGAATTGCAGATAAGGCAATGGAGCTGGTGGAAGAGACGGACGATTTGGAAGTATTTTTCCCGAAACTGATTGAGGAGGCCGAGAATGTTCTTGCGAAGACGCCGGAGATGCTGCCGGTCCTTAAAGACGCAGGCGTTGTGGATTCCGGCGGACAGGGACTTCTGGAAGTGATTCGCGGTGCTTATGACGCATTCCTGGGGAAGGAAATAGACTATACAGCGATTAAGCCGAGCACCAGCGTGAACGTGACGAAGTTTAATTCAGATACTGCTGCAGAGATCAAATTTGGATATTGTACGGAGTTCATCATTCTTACTGAGAAGGAATTTACGGAGGAGGATGAGCATGGATTTAAGGCATATCTGGAATCCATAGGTGATTCTATCGTATGTGTGGCTGATGATGAAGTGGTAAAGGTGCACGTACACACCAACGATCCGGGTCTTGCGATCCAGAAGGCTCTTACATTTGGACAGCTTTCCCGTATGAAGATCGACAACATGCGCGAGGAGCATCAGGAGAAGCTCATCAAGGATGCCGAGAAGATTGCGGCAGAACAGGCAGCTAAGGAAAAAGCAGCCAAAAACCCGAGAAGGCCGGTGGGATTTATCGCCGTTTCCATTGGAGAGGGCATGAACGAGATCTTCCGTGAGCTGGGAGTTGATTATATTATCGAGGGCGGTCAGACCATGAATCCGAGTACGGACGATATGCTGACAGCGATTGACGAGGTAAATGCAGATACCATCTTCATTCTTCCGAACAATAAGAATATTGTGCTGGCGGCAAACCAGGCAAGAGATCTGACGAAGGATAAGGATATTATCGTAATCCCGACGAAGACTGTTCCTCAGGGAATCACCGCAGTGATCAGCTACAATGCGGAGGAAGATGTGGATACGAACGAGGAGAACATGCTGGAGGGAATCAAGCATGTGAAGACCGGACAGGTCACCTACGCAGTAAGAGATACCCACATTGACGGAAAGGAGATTCATGAGGGAGACATCATGGGAATCGGTGACGCGGGAATTATTTCCGTAGGTACCTCTGTGGCGGGCACCACGAAAGATATGCTGTCCCAGTTGGTGGACGATGATTCTGAGCTGATCAGCCTGTACTATGGCGAGGACGTGACAGATGAGGAAGCTGAGAAGTTTGTCGCTGAGGTGGAAAACCTGTATCCGGAACTGGACATAGATGCACACCGCGGCGGACAGCCGATTTACTACTATGTACTTGCAGTAGAATAG
- the recG gene encoding ATP-dependent DNA helicase RecG: MNERSKISELKGIGEKTEKLFQKVGVYTVGDLIRYYPRGYDVYEAPVSVGEIEEGKVCAVTGVIYGRVQVGGNRARQITTAYIKDVTGVLKVIWFRMPFLRNTLQSGMVITVRGRVINKKGTLLMEHPEIYNPADSYNNKLNTLQPIYPLTASLTNNAVAKAVRQALEYLDLKQDFLPQEIRIRYHLAEYNYAMRGIHFPYAKEEFYHVRERLVFEEFLIFILALRQTKETSGKAENGFDIQPRAEIADFLGKLPYELTGAQKRVWEQIEREMCSPTLMSRLIQGDVGSGKTIIAVLSMMLASLNGYQSALMAPTEVLAKQHFESVTELFAKYQIPLTVELLTGSMTAKEKRLSYERIASGEANIVIGTHALIQNKVEYRNLALVVTDEQHRFGVRQRETLAEKGHMPHILVMSATPIPRTLAIILYGDLDISVIDELPANRLPIKNCVVDTGYRPTAYRFIRKQVEEGRQCYVICPMVEESEALDAENVTDYAAMLRGELGDGIRVEALHGKMKQAQKDEIMEAFSRNEIQVLVSTTVIEVGINVPNATVMMVENAERFGLAQLHQLRGRVGRGKYQSYCIFMSGSKSKENKKRLETLNKSNDGFYIANEDLKLRGPGDLFGIRQSGLMDFRLGDVYQDAEILKRANDAAGEILAGDPYFEKEENMRMKRYLEGYVEGKELGKTL; this comes from the coding sequence ATGAATGAACGTTCTAAAATCAGTGAATTGAAAGGTATCGGCGAGAAAACAGAAAAGTTGTTCCAGAAAGTCGGCGTCTACACCGTAGGGGATTTGATCCGCTATTATCCGCGGGGATATGATGTATACGAAGCCCCGGTCAGCGTAGGAGAGATTGAGGAAGGAAAGGTGTGCGCGGTGACTGGCGTGATCTACGGGAGAGTGCAGGTAGGAGGAAACCGGGCACGACAGATTACGACAGCATATATAAAAGATGTGACGGGAGTGCTTAAGGTAATCTGGTTCCGCATGCCATTTTTACGAAATACGCTGCAAAGCGGCATGGTGATAACAGTGCGCGGCCGGGTAATCAATAAAAAAGGAACGCTTCTTATGGAGCACCCGGAAATCTATAATCCGGCTGATAGTTACAATAATAAGTTAAACACCCTTCAGCCGATTTACCCTCTTACCGCTTCTCTGACAAATAATGCGGTGGCCAAGGCTGTCCGCCAGGCGCTGGAGTATCTGGATCTAAAGCAGGATTTCCTGCCACAGGAGATAAGAATACGCTATCATCTGGCGGAGTATAATTATGCCATGAGGGGGATACATTTTCCCTATGCTAAGGAAGAATTTTATCATGTCAGGGAACGGCTGGTCTTTGAGGAGTTTCTGATCTTTATTCTGGCGCTCAGACAGACGAAGGAGACGAGCGGGAAGGCGGAAAATGGATTTGACATCCAGCCCAGGGCGGAAATTGCGGATTTCCTGGGGAAGCTTCCCTATGAACTTACGGGGGCGCAGAAACGGGTGTGGGAGCAGATTGAGAGGGAAATGTGTTCCCCGACGCTGATGTCGCGGCTCATTCAGGGCGATGTCGGGTCGGGGAAGACGATCATCGCAGTGCTCTCCATGATGCTCGCTTCGCTGAATGGATATCAATCGGCGCTCATGGCGCCAACGGAGGTGCTGGCAAAGCAGCATTTTGAATCGGTCACGGAATTATTTGCTAAATATCAGATACCACTTACGGTAGAACTTCTTACAGGTTCTATGACTGCAAAGGAGAAAAGGCTTTCGTATGAGCGGATTGCTTCCGGCGAGGCAAATATAGTGATTGGAACACATGCGCTGATTCAAAATAAAGTTGAGTATCGGAATCTGGCTCTGGTGGTGACGGATGAACAGCATCGTTTTGGCGTCAGACAACGGGAGACACTGGCGGAAAAAGGACATATGCCGCATATTCTGGTCATGAGCGCGACGCCGATTCCGCGGACACTTGCGATTATTTTATACGGGGATCTGGATATTTCCGTGATCGATGAACTTCCGGCTAACCGGCTTCCGATTAAGAATTGTGTGGTGGACACAGGGTACCGTCCCACAGCGTATCGGTTTATCCGGAAGCAGGTGGAGGAAGGCAGGCAGTGCTATGTGATCTGCCCGATGGTGGAGGAAAGCGAGGCACTCGACGCGGAGAATGTGACGGACTATGCTGCTATGCTACGCGGGGAGCTGGGAGATGGCATCCGGGTTGAGGCTCTGCATGGAAAGATGAAGCAGGCGCAAAAAGATGAGATCATGGAGGCATTTTCCAGAAATGAGATCCAGGTGCTGGTTTCTACTACGGTTATTGAGGTGGGGATTAATGTCCCTAACGCTACGGTGATGATGGTGGAAAATGCGGAGCGGTTCGGGCTTGCCCAGCTTCATCAGTTACGCGGGCGCGTGGGGCGAGGGAAATATCAGTCGTATTGCATTTTTATGAGCGGGTCTAAGAGTAAGGAGAATAAGAAACGTCTGGAGACGCTTAATAAGTCTAATGATGGATTTTATATTGCGAATGAGGATTTGAAGCTCCGGGGGCCGGGGGATCTGTTTGGAATCAGGCAGAGTGGGCTGATGGATTTTCGGTTGGGGGATGTGTATCAGGATGCAGAGATACTTAAGAGGGCGAATGATGCGGCGGGGGAGATTCTGGCCGGAGATCCGTATTTTGAGAAGGAGGAGAATATGAGGATGAAGAGGTATCTTGAGGGGTATGTGGAGGGGAAGGAGTTGGGGAAGACGTTGTAG
- a CDS encoding GHKL domain-containing protein, whose amino-acid sequence MLIVSYVFLGIGAAVSCFLSFWWLKVEKRLNVIRSCIVGMLCGLVVCLNLNIQMSRVICFLFLITYIAIVMQVGGRAIDMVAAVSLACGAFGMLQMTIATLLQVTEISLFFRVMLIVIGVAGIIVLFGRMSGEFPDEGWQELFVDTDSKKKSMRGLYMILAGYGLSLAMPVISGIYSISVLLLEWFTFLGGLKFINLLILSRKEKMTLLTEKQYRDDMQTYMSVIRSQRHDYNFHVQTLHGLLLRKDYGACEEYLGELLKDSISMNQLLPLEDAAISALILSFQSKAAQSGIRMEIDIENDLSQIVTNVYETNKVIGNLLQNAIDETEVLPDKSYGIKLSILKRGEFCIINVSNRTLYRNPMQDYHIGHSEKNGHEGIGIASIQALVARYGGVVYSRMEKDIIFFVAKLPLQLGKEGS is encoded by the coding sequence ATGTTGATCGTTAGTTACGTTTTTCTGGGAATTGGAGCTGCAGTTTCTTGTTTTTTATCTTTTTGGTGGCTGAAAGTTGAGAAAAGATTGAATGTAATACGTTCCTGTATTGTGGGAATGCTCTGCGGTTTAGTGGTTTGTCTTAATTTGAATATTCAGATGAGTAGAGTAATCTGCTTCCTGTTTTTGATCACCTATATTGCTATTGTTATGCAGGTCGGAGGACGTGCGATTGATATGGTCGCTGCCGTATCGCTTGCGTGCGGCGCTTTCGGAATGCTGCAGATGACGATAGCAACTTTGCTTCAGGTGACAGAAATTTCTCTTTTTTTCCGTGTGATGCTGATCGTGATAGGCGTGGCAGGAATAATCGTGCTGTTTGGCAGAATGTCAGGCGAATTTCCGGACGAAGGCTGGCAGGAGTTATTCGTGGATACGGATTCAAAGAAAAAGTCAATGCGTGGACTGTATATGATTCTGGCCGGGTATGGATTAAGTCTTGCAATGCCGGTCATTTCGGGCATATATTCAATTTCTGTGCTTCTGTTGGAATGGTTTACTTTTTTGGGTGGACTTAAGTTCATTAATCTGTTAATATTAAGTCGTAAGGAAAAAATGACGCTTCTTACGGAAAAACAGTATCGTGATGATATGCAGACCTATATGAGCGTAATCCGTTCCCAAAGACACGATTACAATTTTCATGTTCAGACGCTCCATGGGCTCTTGCTTCGTAAAGACTATGGTGCGTGTGAAGAATATTTGGGCGAGCTGCTTAAGGATTCTATTTCCATGAATCAGCTGCTGCCTCTTGAAGATGCAGCAATAAGTGCATTGATTCTCTCTTTCCAAAGCAAAGCTGCGCAGAGCGGAATTCGCATGGAGATTGATATTGAGAATGATTTGTCACAGATTGTGACGAATGTATATGAGACGAACAAAGTCATTGGAAATCTTCTGCAGAACGCAATCGATGAGACCGAAGTGCTGCCGGACAAATCCTATGGAATCAAATTGTCGATTTTAAAGAGAGGTGAGTTCTGCATCATCAATGTGTCTAACCGGACGTTATACAGGAATCCAATGCAGGATTATCATATTGGACATTCTGAAAAAAACGGGCATGAAGGGATAGGAATCGCATCGATTCAGGCACTTGTTGCCAGGTATGGCGGTGTAGTGTATTCCAGAATGGAGAAAGACATTATATTTTTTGTCGCAAAACTTCCATTACAGCTCGGTAAGGAGGGATCGTGA
- a CDS encoding peptidoglycan-binding protein codes for MSLRGMQVSTEYRGRLRVQVTSEITARPVEDARIQIGYTGVPDSMVEELTTDSSGNSDTVELAAPPVEYSLNPESEEQPYSEYTLNISAPGYEPVSIAGAEILADVTALQNVQMRPLEPDQAPEIFVIPAHTLYGVYPPKIPEEEIKPVDETGEIVLSRVVVPEYIVVHDGSPRDNTARNYYVKYKDYIKNVASSEIYATWPEDTIRANVLAIMSFTLNRVYTEWYRNQGYDFTITSSTAYDHKWIPERNYFDTISAIVDEQFSGYLSRPNVRQPILTQYCDGRRVQCPNWMTQWGSKALGDQGYNAIEILRYYYGENMYINTAEEISGVPSSWPGYVLSQGSSGEKVRQIQEQLNVIAGAYPAIPRIAVDGIYGPATAASVTKFQSVFGLPQTGTVDYRTWYKISEIYVGVSRIAELT; via the coding sequence ATGAGTTTGCGGGGTATGCAGGTGAGTACGGAGTATCGGGGGAGGCTGCGGGTGCAGGTGACTTCGGAGATTACGGCAAGGCCGGTGGAGGATGCACGGATTCAGATTGGGTATACGGGGGTGCCGGATAGTATGGTGGAGGAGTTGACTACGGATTCGTCGGGGAATAGTGATACGGTGGAATTGGCGGCGCCGCCGGTGGAGTATAGTTTGAATCCGGAGTCTGAGGAGCAGCCGTATTCGGAGTATACATTAAATATCAGTGCGCCGGGATATGAACCGGTCAGTATTGCGGGGGCGGAGATCCTGGCGGACGTGACGGCGCTCCAGAATGTGCAGATGCGTCCGCTGGAGCCGGATCAGGCGCCGGAGATTTTTGTGATTCCGGCACATACGCTTTATGGGGTGTATCCGCCGAAGATACCGGAGGAGGAGATTAAACCGGTGGATGAGACCGGGGAGATTGTGCTGAGCAGAGTGGTGGTTCCGGAGTATATAGTGGTGCACGATGGATCGCCGCGGGACAATACGGCCCGCAATTATTATGTGAAGTACAAGGATTACATTAAAAATGTGGCTTCCAGTGAGATTTACGCGACTTGGCCGGAGGATACGATTCGGGCAAATGTGTTGGCGATTATGTCATTTACTTTAAATCGGGTATATACGGAATGGTATCGGAATCAGGGCTATGATTTTACGATTACGTCCTCTACGGCTTACGACCATAAATGGATTCCGGAGCGGAATTATTTTGATACGATTTCGGCGATCGTAGACGAACAGTTTTCAGGATATTTGTCAAGACCGAATGTGCGGCAGCCGATTTTGACGCAGTATTGTGATGGGAGAAGAGTGCAGTGTCCGAACTGGATGACGCAGTGGGGCTCGAAGGCGCTGGGCGATCAGGGATACAATGCGATTGAGATTTTGCGATATTATTATGGAGAGAATATGTACATCAATACGGCGGAAGAGATCTCCGGCGTTCCTTCCTCCTGGCCGGGATATGTGCTTAGTCAGGGCTCGAGCGGAGAGAAGGTTCGGCAGATACAGGAGCAGTTAAATGTGATCGCGGGTGCGTATCCGGCCATTCCCAGGATCGCGGTAGATGGGATTTATGGGCCGGCGACTGCTGCCTCTGTGACAAAATTCCAATCTGTGTTCGGACTTCCGCAGACCGGAACAGTGGATTATCGTACCTGGTATAAGATTTCTGAAATTTATGTGGGAGTGTCAAGGATTGCGGAATTGACGTAA